Proteins encoded by one window of Porphyrobacter sp. YT40:
- a CDS encoding serine/threonine-protein kinase encodes MTVLEAAFDRAVGLDDSARAAFLAEFARQHPGLVAKLAALLAADSSATDFGSPIAHSMERLIEEGEDLVIGQQFGPWKAIGTVGFGGMGAVYLVERSDGSYAQTAALKLMKPHLSARGLAKRFLRERQILASLHHPGIAPLLDGGSTEDGDPWLVMELVEGQRIDAYCHEHKLGLAARLELVRRICEAVDYAHRNLVIHRDLKPSNILVTPGGQVKILDFGIAKLLEPEDAPTDMTLADRRVLTPDFASPEQVRGERVSVATDVYSLGVLLYRLLTGTSPYTTKTDSSPFEIERAILDEEPSRPSTVVVGADQKADRQSPPLAPYQLRRKLRGDLDNIVLKCLQKEPERRYGGARALADDLERYLAGRPVEARGDAWSYRARKFIARNAIGVAATTAVVAGAAGFGIYHTSRLAAERDRAEMAAQQASEVSDILTQTFASASPFVAQGEEVSALDLLEAAKAKIADLDGQPGLQARLLVVIGESYRGLGKHDQEYAVFRQALAAARSAPEQDTATLIDIYNGLGESQRHLGDIDQALDHRRRALALSETYFGGDHPESANIRARIGATLSSAGRCPEAMPLLERATRELAGETGEFAALRLNALGVLAVCHDTLGNYAKAEAIGRRIVRQSEETLGLLEPNTIIRLGNLALVLRRQGKLDEAAQIFGTLVARVDKALPEEHPDRADYRNKLGNVLQKLGRFEEADEALAEAENLTLTYAEPDGSAAAANAYYRGSYYRDIGDTSRAIASFSKAIDLSEKLEGRNSYLATISRINLAGARLDAGDMSGASRTMDEATPGLASVGIDHQDNARIVRARLASEQRDFTSATGIFERVLARQEKALGQGNPMLVPLLIDMAAHFRRAGDDARAVALAGRAVELGTTSLSAGNWLTALATAEYALALDRAGRREPAKRMAQRARRVLVPLFGTDDRRVVRLISIR; translated from the coding sequence ATGACTGTTCTAGAGGCCGCATTCGACCGGGCCGTTGGCCTCGACGATAGTGCGCGCGCGGCATTTCTCGCAGAATTCGCGCGCCAGCATCCCGGCCTTGTCGCCAAGCTGGCCGCACTCCTTGCCGCCGATAGCAGCGCGACCGATTTCGGCAGCCCAATCGCCCATTCGATGGAACGGCTGATCGAAGAAGGCGAGGATCTGGTGATCGGGCAGCAGTTCGGACCGTGGAAGGCGATCGGCACGGTCGGGTTCGGCGGCATGGGCGCGGTCTATCTGGTCGAACGCAGCGATGGTTCCTATGCGCAAACCGCCGCGCTCAAGCTGATGAAGCCACATCTCTCAGCGCGCGGTCTGGCCAAGCGTTTCCTTCGCGAACGCCAAATCCTTGCGAGCCTCCACCATCCTGGCATCGCGCCGCTGCTCGATGGCGGCTCGACCGAAGATGGCGATCCCTGGCTGGTGATGGAGCTGGTAGAAGGGCAGCGGATCGATGCCTACTGCCATGAGCACAAGCTGGGGCTGGCAGCGCGGCTGGAATTGGTGCGCCGGATTTGCGAGGCAGTCGACTATGCGCACCGCAATCTCGTAATTCACCGGGATCTCAAGCCGTCCAACATCTTGGTCACGCCGGGGGGCCAAGTAAAAATCCTCGATTTCGGCATTGCCAAGCTGCTCGAGCCCGAGGATGCGCCCACTGACATGACGCTGGCCGACCGGCGCGTCCTCACCCCCGATTTTGCCAGCCCCGAACAGGTTCGCGGCGAGCGGGTAAGCGTGGCAACCGACGTCTATTCGCTGGGGGTGCTGCTATACCGTTTGCTCACGGGTACATCGCCTTACACGACCAAAACCGATTCCTCGCCCTTCGAAATCGAGCGCGCAATCCTCGATGAGGAGCCAAGCCGGCCCAGCACGGTGGTCGTTGGCGCAGATCAGAAGGCGGATCGACAGTCTCCGCCTCTCGCTCCATACCAGTTGCGACGCAAGTTGCGCGGCGATCTCGACAATATCGTACTGAAGTGCCTGCAAAAAGAACCTGAGCGCCGGTATGGCGGCGCACGGGCGCTGGCCGACGATCTGGAGCGATATCTTGCCGGACGCCCCGTCGAGGCACGCGGCGATGCCTGGAGCTATCGCGCGCGCAAGTTCATCGCCCGCAATGCCATCGGCGTGGCAGCCACCACAGCGGTTGTCGCAGGTGCAGCCGGTTTCGGCATCTACCACACCAGCCGGCTGGCGGCCGAACGCGACCGGGCCGAAATGGCCGCGCAGCAAGCGAGCGAGGTGTCCGATATTCTCACGCAAACCTTTGCCAGTGCCTCGCCCTTCGTTGCACAAGGCGAAGAGGTCAGCGCGCTCGACCTGCTTGAGGCGGCAAAGGCCAAGATCGCCGATCTGGACGGTCAGCCCGGGCTGCAGGCACGGCTTCTCGTCGTCATCGGCGAAAGCTATCGCGGTCTTGGAAAGCACGATCAGGAATATGCCGTCTTCCGGCAAGCTCTCGCTGCCGCTCGCTCGGCACCCGAGCAGGACACAGCGACACTCATCGACATCTACAACGGGTTGGGCGAATCGCAGCGTCATCTGGGCGATATCGACCAAGCGCTCGACCACCGCCGGCGCGCGCTCGCGCTGTCCGAAACCTATTTCGGGGGCGACCACCCTGAAAGCGCCAATATTCGCGCGCGGATCGGTGCCACGCTGTCGTCGGCGGGTCGCTGCCCGGAGGCAATGCCGCTGCTCGAGCGGGCGACGCGCGAACTGGCGGGAGAAACGGGCGAATTTGCCGCGCTGAGGCTCAACGCGCTCGGTGTGCTGGCGGTGTGCCACGATACTCTCGGCAATTATGCCAAGGCAGAAGCGATCGGTCGGCGTATTGTGCGCCAATCCGAAGAAACGCTCGGCCTGCTTGAACCGAACACGATCATCCGGCTCGGCAACCTCGCGCTTGTTCTGCGTCGACAGGGCAAGCTTGACGAGGCCGCGCAGATTTTCGGCACGCTCGTCGCTCGTGTCGACAAGGCGCTGCCGGAAGAACACCCTGACCGGGCCGATTATCGCAACAAGCTCGGCAATGTACTGCAGAAGCTGGGCCGCTTCGAGGAGGCGGACGAGGCACTTGCCGAAGCGGAAAACCTGACCCTGACATACGCCGAACCTGATGGCTCGGCCGCTGCCGCCAATGCCTATTACCGCGGAAGCTATTATCGCGATATCGGCGACACCTCGCGCGCCATTGCGAGTTTTTCGAAGGCGATCGATCTGTCGGAAAAGCTGGAGGGCAGGAATTCCTACCTCGCCACGATCAGTCGGATCAACCTCGCTGGCGCGCGGCTCGATGCAGGCGACATGTCGGGCGCGAGCCGGACGATGGACGAGGCGACTCCAGGCCTTGCCAGCGTGGGTATCGACCATCAGGACAATGCCCGGATCGTCCGGGCTAGGTTGGCGAGCGAGCAGCGCGACTTCACCAGCGCCACCGGGATTTTCGAGCGTGTGCTTGCCCGGCAGGAGAAAGCGTTGGGACAGGGCAACCCGATGCTGGTCCCGTTGCTGATAGATATGGCTGCGCATTTTCGCCGCGCGGGTGATGATGCCCGGGCTGTCGCGCTTGCCGGGCGGGCGGTGGAACTGGGCACGACATCGCTGTCTGCAGGCAACTGGCTGACCGCCCTCGCGACGGCGGAATACGCCCTCGCACTGGACCGGGCGGGGCGCCGCGAGCCAGCGAAGCGCATGGCGCAGCGCGCCCGCCGCGTGCTGGTGCCGCTGTTTGGCACCGACGACAGGCGCGTTGTCCGGCTAATTTCGATCCGCTGA
- a CDS encoding LysR family transcriptional regulator codes for MATLNLHHLRLFRATAREGTLTAAARALNISQSAVSTQIKALEADLGHDLFERRGRNLVLTEAGRIALDYAEQIFRASEQLTATFRAVGEQRKVLRVGALATLSRNFQMQFLAPLLGRDDVEVVLRSGTQASLLRALEAMSIDVLLTNQIPARDAASPYLVHRLDEQPVSLVGARSRLALAAQGLPRLLAHAPLILPTPETALRAGFDAMIEQMGIVPRIAAEADDMAMLRLLARADAGVAVIPPIVVRDELAAGLLYELFQLPAITEEFHAVTIARTFPNPLLRDVLEPGLGTVAGLAAGQGGQ; via the coding sequence ATGGCGACCCTCAATCTTCACCACCTGCGCCTGTTCCGCGCCACCGCGCGCGAAGGAACCCTGACCGCCGCCGCGCGCGCACTCAACATCTCGCAGAGCGCGGTCTCGACCCAGATCAAGGCGCTCGAAGCCGATCTCGGCCACGACCTGTTCGAACGGCGCGGTCGCAATCTCGTGCTGACCGAGGCGGGGCGGATCGCGCTCGACTATGCCGAGCAGATCTTCCGCGCCTCCGAACAGCTTACCGCCACGTTCCGCGCGGTGGGCGAGCAGCGTAAGGTGCTGCGCGTCGGCGCGCTCGCAACCCTCTCGCGCAACTTCCAGATGCAGTTTCTCGCGCCCCTGCTGGGGCGGGACGATGTCGAGGTGGTACTGCGATCGGGCACGCAGGCCTCGCTGCTGCGCGCGCTCGAAGCGATGAGCATCGACGTGCTGCTGACCAACCAGATCCCCGCGCGCGATGCGGCGAGCCCCTATCTGGTGCACCGGCTCGACGAACAGCCGGTCAGCCTCGTCGGCGCGCGCAGCCGGTTGGCGCTCGCCGCGCAGGGCCTGCCGCGCCTGCTCGCCCATGCCCCGCTGATCCTGCCCACGCCCGAGACCGCGCTGCGCGCCGGGTTCGACGCGATGATCGAACAGATGGGCATCGTCCCGCGCATCGCTGCCGAGGCCGACGACATGGCGATGCTCCGCCTGCTCGCGCGCGCGGATGCGGGTGTCGCCGTGATCCCGCCGATCGTGGTGCGCGATGAGCTGGCCGCTGGCCTGCTCTACGAGCTGTTCCAGCTGCCCGCGATCACCGAGGAATTTCACGCGGTCACCATTGCCCGCACCTTCCCCAATCCGTTGCTGCGCGATGTGCTGGAGCCCGGCCTCGGCACGGTGGCGGGGCTTGCAGCCGGGCAGGGCGGACAGTAA
- a CDS encoding DUF2309 domain-containing protein, translating into MLMNHADIAPARFSAVLDAAEAAARAIPPAFPLDATVAVNPFLGQTGEDLATAAARLARVAGVRITRSGADYVAAIAQGTISADDLAEALAASPSPLKPANVTALREVAETLGAATAPRALPTVADLAAEATGIDWPALIDKCVGLWAAGHFDRGQALWSPAPGAEAFTAWRAWAMHDLTPEIAGLAEFCAHVAGAPDTTERAILSAAETLGLTDAAAPTALHRLAMSLGGWAQHARWLLWQAELQGDTDRTLVDLIAIRMIWDEALLVQTPAIAAQWAETVTAHAAPLAPSADEVALAILQDAADRGHQRRLAAALEGNAAPTAARPFLQAAFCIDVRSEVFRRALEGIDPAIATIGFAGFFGLPLAHHAHGSDTLEARLPVLLNPALHTSSAGDPARDQASRIAARTARAWGRFRQAAVSSFAFVEAMGPVYAVKLVKSALGMASQPRIQPAPQVIGGMSAEAKADTGAAVLKAMSLTKDHGAIVLLLGHGGNVTNNPHESAYHCGACGGYTGEVSARLLALLLNDPETRAGLAARGVEVAEDTLFVAGLHDTTTDAVTLYEDSLPPARSDDLARVRTWLAQAARLARAERAVRLPGARGDSLVARALNWAEIRPEWGLAGCAAFIAAPRSATTGRDLGGRAFLHSYDWRADEGFGTLELIITAPVVVASWISLQYYGSSVAPEMFGGGNKLIHNVVGGIGVIEGNGGSLRTGLPWQAVHDGDRLMHEPLRLSVMIEAPREEMLSVLERHPQVRALFDNGWLHLFALKDGKVDARYVPGRGFAEAAPQSMAA; encoded by the coding sequence ATGCTGATGAACCACGCCGACATCGCCCCGGCCCGCTTCTCCGCAGTGCTCGACGCGGCCGAAGCTGCCGCCCGCGCCATCCCGCCCGCCTTCCCGCTCGATGCGACCGTCGCGGTGAACCCCTTCCTCGGCCAGACCGGCGAGGACCTCGCCACAGCCGCCGCGCGGCTGGCGCGGGTTGCCGGGGTGCGTATCACGCGCAGCGGGGCGGACTATGTCGCCGCCATCGCGCAAGGGACGATCAGCGCGGATGACCTCGCCGAGGCGCTCGCCGCCTCGCCTTCGCCGCTCAAGCCCGCCAATGTCACGGCGCTGCGCGAAGTGGCCGAGACGCTGGGCGCCGCCACCGCTCCGCGCGCGCTGCCGACCGTGGCCGATCTCGCCGCCGAAGCGACCGGGATCGACTGGCCCGCGTTAATCGACAAGTGCGTCGGACTGTGGGCCGCGGGTCACTTCGACCGCGGGCAGGCGCTGTGGTCGCCCGCCCCGGGCGCCGAGGCCTTTACCGCGTGGCGCGCCTGGGCGATGCATGACCTCACGCCGGAAATCGCCGGGCTCGCCGAGTTCTGCGCCCATGTCGCCGGCGCGCCCGACACCACCGAGCGCGCGATCCTCTCCGCCGCCGAGACCCTCGGCCTCACCGACGCTGCCGCGCCCACCGCGCTGCACCGGCTCGCCATGAGCCTCGGCGGCTGGGCGCAGCACGCGCGCTGGCTGCTGTGGCAAGCCGAATTGCAGGGCGACACCGATCGCACGCTGGTCGATCTCATCGCGATCCGCATGATCTGGGACGAAGCGCTGCTGGTGCAAACCCCCGCCATCGCCGCGCAATGGGCCGAGACCGTCACCGCCCACGCCGCACCGCTTGCACCCTCGGCGGACGAGGTCGCGTTGGCGATCCTGCAGGACGCCGCCGATCGCGGGCACCAGCGCCGGCTTGCCGCCGCGCTCGAGGGCAATGCCGCGCCCACCGCCGCCCGCCCCTTCCTCCAAGCCGCCTTCTGCATCGACGTGCGCTCGGAAGTGTTCCGCCGCGCGCTGGAAGGCATCGACCCCGCGATCGCCACCATCGGCTTTGCGGGCTTCTTCGGCCTGCCGCTGGCGCACCACGCGCATGGGTCTGACACGCTCGAAGCGCGCCTGCCGGTGCTCCTCAACCCGGCGCTCCACACCTCGAGCGCGGGCGATCCGGCGCGCGATCAGGCGAGCCGCATCGCCGCCCGCACCGCGCGTGCCTGGGGCCGGTTCCGGCAGGCCGCGGTCTCCTCCTTCGCCTTTGTCGAGGCGATGGGGCCGGTCTATGCGGTCAAGCTCGTGAAGTCGGCATTGGGGATGGCAAGCCAGCCAAGAATTCAGCCCGCTCCGCAAGTGATCGGCGGCATGAGTGCCGAGGCCAAGGCCGATACCGGCGCGGCGGTGCTCAAGGCAATGAGCCTCACCAAGGATCACGGCGCAATCGTCCTGCTGCTTGGCCATGGCGGGAATGTCACCAACAACCCGCACGAAAGCGCCTATCACTGCGGCGCCTGCGGGGGTTACACCGGGGAGGTCTCCGCCCGGCTGCTGGCGCTCCTGCTCAACGACCCCGAAACCCGCGCGGGCCTCGCCGCGCGCGGCGTGGAGGTGGCCGAGGATACGCTGTTCGTCGCCGGGCTGCACGACACGACCACCGATGCCGTCACGCTCTATGAAGACAGCCTGCCGCCCGCCCGGAGCGACGATCTGGCGCGCGTGCGCACGTGGCTGGCGCAGGCCGCGAGGCTCGCCCGGGCCGAGCGCGCGGTGCGCCTGCCCGGCGCGCGCGGAGATAGCCTCGTCGCGCGGGCGCTCAACTGGGCCGAGATCCGTCCCGAATGGGGCCTCGCCGGATGCGCCGCCTTCATTGCCGCCCCCCGCAGCGCAACCACGGGCCGCGACCTTGGCGGGCGGGCGTTCCTCCACTCCTATGACTGGCGCGCGGATGAAGGCTTCGGCACGCTCGAACTGATCATCACCGCGCCCGTGGTGGTGGCGAGCTGGATCAGCCTGCAATATTACGGCTCCAGCGTCGCGCCAGAGATGTTCGGGGGCGGCAACAAGCTGATCCACAATGTCGTCGGCGGGATCGGGGTGATCGAAGGCAATGGCGGAAGCCTGCGCACCGGGCTGCCGTGGCAGGCGGTGCACGATGGCGACAGACTGATGCACGAGCCGCTGCGCCTCAGCGTGATGATCGAGGCCCCGCGCGAGGAAATGCTGAGCGTGCTGGAGCGCCACCCGCAGGTGCGCGCGCTGTTCGACAATGGCTGGCTGCACCTGTTTGCGCTGAAGGATGGCAAGGTCGATGCCCGCTACGTGCCCGGACGCGGCTTTGCCGAAGCCGCACCGCAGAGCATGGCGGCCTGA
- a CDS encoding phosphatidylcholine/phosphatidylserine synthase: MSRSPRKRGARAIPGARFLTARLGPKAAEDEDDVRPVKDARAGGLTLRAMLPNAITAAALCSGLTGIRFATEGQWAFAIGLVVLAGVLDGIDGRVARLLNAQSRFGAELDSLADSLSFGVAPALILFMWSLQDWPRFGWFAALAFAICCALRLARFNARIDMEDQPHKSAGFLTGVPAPVGAGLAFLPFYLWHETGIGLFRNPVLMTGWLTLIAILMISNMATLSWASLRPRRSIRLPLIAFTGLAFAALLLEPWWTLAAICTVYLALMPYGLFKYAAIKRRRGLEAAPSPDVPGDAAA; this comes from the coding sequence ATGAGCCGTTCGCCCCGCAAGCGCGGCGCGCGCGCGATTCCCGGTGCGCGGTTCCTGACCGCAAGGCTTGGCCCCAAGGCGGCCGAGGACGAGGATGATGTGCGCCCGGTCAAGGATGCCCGCGCGGGCGGGCTGACCTTGCGGGCGATGCTGCCCAATGCGATTACCGCCGCGGCGCTGTGTTCGGGCCTCACCGGCATCCGCTTTGCCACCGAAGGGCAATGGGCCTTCGCCATCGGACTGGTGGTTCTCGCTGGCGTCCTCGACGGGATCGACGGGCGTGTGGCGCGGTTGCTCAACGCCCAGTCGCGGTTCGGTGCCGAACTCGATTCGCTGGCCGATTCGCTCAGCTTCGGGGTGGCGCCCGCTCTGATCCTGTTCATGTGGTCATTGCAGGACTGGCCGCGCTTCGGCTGGTTTGCCGCACTCGCCTTTGCGATCTGCTGCGCGCTGCGCCTCGCACGCTTCAATGCGCGGATCGACATGGAAGATCAGCCGCACAAATCTGCCGGGTTTCTTACCGGGGTGCCCGCGCCGGTCGGGGCAGGGCTGGCCTTCCTGCCATTCTACTTGTGGCACGAGACCGGAATCGGACTGTTTCGCAATCCGGTGCTGATGACCGGATGGCTGACGCTGATCGCGATCCTGATGATTTCCAACATGGCGACGCTCAGCTGGGCCTCGCTCCGTCCGCGTCGATCGATCCGGCTGCCGCTGATCGCCTTCACCGGACTTGCCTTTGCCGCCCTGCTGCTGGAGCCGTGGTGGACGCTGGCGGCGATCTGCACCGTCTATCTGGCGCTGATGCCTTACGGCCTCTTCAAGTATGCCGCGATCAAGCGGCGGC
- a CDS encoding phosphatidylserine decarboxylase → MAGEILDNKGHGEAGWDWPAIHPEGRKFGLIAAAVGLFFLWPVGWGLIGWPVLVLSAGIFAFFRDPERVVPQSENAIISPADGLVTLITETEPPLELQIDDGSGLAGLAAGPVTRVSIFMSVFDVHINRTPVGGTVRRVVYVPGRFMNADLDKASEENERQHILIERSDGLKLGFTQIAGLVARRIVPFVKSGDIVAKGQRVGLIRFGSRVDVYLPAGTDPKVMIGQTVIAGETVIAEVGQRGLIEGIAQ, encoded by the coding sequence ATGGCAGGCGAAATCCTCGACAACAAGGGCCACGGAGAGGCCGGCTGGGACTGGCCCGCGATCCATCCGGAAGGTCGCAAGTTCGGCCTGATCGCAGCCGCCGTGGGCCTGTTCTTCCTGTGGCCGGTGGGCTGGGGCCTGATCGGCTGGCCGGTGCTGGTGCTGAGCGCGGGCATCTTCGCCTTTTTCCGCGATCCCGAACGCGTGGTGCCGCAGAGCGAGAACGCGATCATCTCTCCCGCCGATGGATTGGTGACTCTGATCACCGAGACCGAGCCGCCGCTGGAATTGCAGATCGACGACGGGTCGGGACTTGCCGGGCTGGCGGCAGGGCCGGTGACGCGGGTGTCGATCTTCATGAGCGTGTTCGATGTCCACATCAACCGCACGCCGGTGGGCGGCACGGTGCGGCGGGTGGTCTATGTTCCGGGCCGCTTCATGAATGCCGATCTCGACAAGGCGAGTGAGGAAAACGAGCGCCAGCACATCCTGATCGAACGCAGCGACGGGCTGAAGCTGGGCTTCACCCAGATCGCCGGGCTGGTGGCGCGGCGGATCGTGCCTTTTGTGAAGTCCGGCGATATCGTCGCCAAGGGGCAGCGGGTCGGCCTGATCCGCTTCGGTAGCCGGGTCGATGTCTATCTGCCTGCGGGGACCGATCCCAAGGTGATGATCGGTCAGACAGTTATTGCAGGCGAGACGGTGATTGCCGAAGTCGGCCAGCGTGGATTGATCGAAGGTATTGCCCAATGA
- a CDS encoding porin family protein translates to MRLVTFAAAASLAAIATSAQADETRVEVRTGIVWCCGVSDETIGLAVGHDFDLGGDLFAGVEAVADTNFDFVDPTIGVNARLGTKLGEQTKVFGLVGYAYETDFDIDDAVVGAGVQHNVGEKALLSLQYQRYLDLDINRVAVGVGLRF, encoded by the coding sequence ATGCGTCTTGTTACTTTCGCCGCCGCGGCCTCTCTCGCCGCCATCGCCACCTCGGCCCAGGCCGACGAAACCCGCGTCGAAGTGCGCACCGGGATCGTGTGGTGCTGCGGCGTTTCGGACGAAACCATCGGTCTGGCCGTCGGCCATGACTTCGACCTCGGCGGCGACCTCTTCGCGGGCGTCGAGGCGGTGGCCGACACCAACTTCGATTTCGTCGACCCGACGATCGGCGTGAACGCCCGTCTCGGCACCAAGCTCGGCGAGCAGACCAAGGTCTTCGGCCTCGTCGGCTATGCCTATGAAACCGATTTCGACATCGACGATGCGGTGGTCGGCGCCGGCGTTCAGCACAATGTCGGCGAAAAGGCGCTGCTGAGCCTGCAGTATCAGCGCTACCTCGACCTCGACATCAACCGCGTCGCGGTCGGCGTCGGCCTGCGCTTCTGA
- a CDS encoding proton-conducting transporter membrane subunit — MPIALTMLAPLALLPVIMLAIARPGQRPGTLPRWSEIAALTALALALGGLVQTAMGAASGAALNAGALTLALRADLVSASVATLVGFIGWIVMRYSRTYLDGEAREGAFHGLMLATLMAVLVFVQAGTLPTMILAAIAVGLTLKRLLLFYPDRPEAQRAATKFAVVWHTGDAMLVCAAALLFARFGTLDVAALPVALATESLGLAGTLAVAGIVIAAALKTAAFPLHGWLTEVMEAPTPVSALLHAGIINAGGVLLITLAPLVQASPGAMAALVLIGGLTALFGAAVMLTQSAIKTALAWSTVSQMGFMLLQCGLGLWTLALLHIVAHSLYKAHAFLSSGGAVAEVASIRRPGPVAAPSVAAVLKSFALALAIFAAIAAIFTAAFGPKSPQALALGAILIFGVAYLVAQGLADRAPVALTKRTVAAALAAAVGYFSFQTLAQAIWGALLPTPPAPTDLEWAMLVIAVASFGLVAFAQALFPLWAHHPATAGLRVHLANGLYLNALLDRALGGFRTTAR, encoded by the coding sequence ATGCCGATCGCCCTCACCATGCTTGCCCCGCTGGCCCTGCTACCGGTGATTATGCTCGCCATTGCGCGCCCCGGCCAACGTCCAGGGACTCTGCCGCGCTGGTCGGAGATTGCCGCGCTTACTGCGCTGGCGCTGGCTCTGGGCGGACTCGTGCAGACTGCGATGGGCGCTGCCAGCGGCGCGGCTCTGAACGCCGGGGCCCTCACTCTCGCCCTGCGCGCCGATCTCGTCAGCGCGAGCGTCGCCACACTGGTCGGCTTCATCGGCTGGATCGTGATGCGCTACAGCCGCACCTATCTGGATGGCGAAGCGCGCGAGGGGGCGTTTCACGGCCTGATGCTTGCAACGCTCATGGCGGTGCTGGTATTCGTGCAGGCAGGCACGCTGCCGACGATGATCCTCGCTGCGATCGCGGTGGGCCTGACCCTCAAGCGGCTCCTGCTGTTCTACCCCGACCGGCCCGAGGCGCAGCGCGCGGCGACCAAGTTCGCCGTTGTCTGGCACACGGGCGACGCGATGCTGGTGTGCGCCGCCGCACTGCTCTTCGCCCGCTTCGGCACGCTCGATGTCGCCGCTTTGCCTGTCGCGCTCGCCACCGAGAGCCTCGGGCTTGCCGGAACCCTCGCGGTCGCCGGGATCGTCATCGCCGCCGCATTGAAGACCGCCGCCTTCCCGCTGCACGGCTGGCTGACCGAGGTGATGGAGGCCCCCACCCCCGTCTCCGCGCTGCTCCATGCCGGGATCATCAATGCCGGCGGCGTGCTGCTGATCACGCTTGCGCCGCTGGTTCAGGCGAGCCCCGGCGCGATGGCCGCGCTGGTGCTGATCGGCGGGCTCACCGCGCTGTTCGGCGCGGCGGTGATGCTGACCCAGAGCGCGATCAAGACGGCGCTGGCCTGGTCGACCGTTTCGCAGATGGGCTTCATGCTGCTGCAATGCGGGCTCGGCCTGTGGACGCTCGCCCTGCTGCACATCGTCGCCCACTCGCTCTACAAGGCGCACGCATTTCTATCCTCGGGCGGCGCGGTGGCGGAGGTTGCGAGCATCCGCCGCCCCGGCCCGGTCGCCGCGCCGAGCGTGGCTGCGGTGCTCAAGAGCTTCGCCCTCGCGCTCGCCATCTTTGCCGCCATCGCCGCGATCTTCACCGCCGCTTTCGGCCCCAAGTCGCCGCAGGCCCTGGCGCTGGGCGCGATCCTGATCTTCGGGGTGGCTTACCTCGTCGCGCAGGGCCTTGCCGACCGCGCGCCGGTGGCCCTGACCAAGCGCACCGTCGCCGCCGCGCTGGCCGCCGCGGTCGGCTACTTCAGCTTCCAGACTCTCGCGCAGGCGATCTGGGGCGCGCTGCTGCCGACGCCCCCTGCGCCGACCGATCTGGAGTGGGCAATGCTGGTGATCGCGGTCGCGAGCTTCGGCCTCGTCGCCTTTGCGCAGGCGCTGTTCCCGCTGTGGGCGCACCATCCGGCGACCGCTGGCCTGCGTGTCCATCTCGCCAACGGCCTCTACCTCAACGCCCTGCTCGACCGCGCGCTCGGCGGCTTCCGCACCACCGCCCGCTGA
- a CDS encoding beta-ketoacyl-ACP synthase III codes for MQETQTMLTGRPVISATGLFTPPESITNEELVASFNAYVDRRNAAHPEAEPLAHSSVEFIEKASGIKARHVMSKAAILDPDTMCPRLPERPNDELSVMAEIGVAAARQALERAGRKPEDVDAVLCAASNMQRAYPAMAIEIQQALGIEGFGFDMNVACSSATFGIQTAADYVRAGNARSVLVVSPEITSGHLNWRDRDSHFIFGDVATAVLVEDAAIAPAQHWDILGTRLKTVFSNNIRNNFGFLNRAAPEGEGAPDKLFVQEGRKVFKEVVPMVAQMILDEAERLGIDPAMLRRLWLHQANAGMNRLISHKVLGHEASEDKSPTVLDTYGNTSSAGSIIAFHQHSDDLAAGDTGLICSFGAGYSAGTVFVRKVA; via the coding sequence ATGCAGGAAACGCAAACCATGCTGACAGGCCGCCCCGTCATTTCCGCCACCGGGCTGTTCACCCCGCCCGAGAGCATCACCAATGAAGAGCTGGTCGCCAGCTTCAACGCCTATGTCGATCGCCGCAATGCGGCGCATCCCGAGGCCGAGCCGCTGGCCCATTCCTCGGTCGAGTTCATCGAGAAGGCGAGTGGGATCAAGGCGCGCCACGTCATGAGCAAGGCCGCGATTCTAGACCCCGACACCATGTGCCCGCGCCTGCCCGAGCGGCCCAATGACGAATTGTCGGTCATGGCCGAGATCGGCGTCGCAGCGGCGCGGCAGGCGCTCGAGCGCGCGGGCCGAAAGCCCGAGGACGTGGACGCGGTGCTGTGCGCGGCCTCGAACATGCAGCGCGCCTATCCGGCGATGGCGATCGAGATCCAGCAGGCGCTGGGGATCGAGGGCTTCGGCTTCGACATGAATGTCGCCTGTTCCTCGGCCACCTTCGGCATCCAGACCGCCGCCGACTATGTCCGCGCGGGCAACGCCAGGAGCGTGCTGGTGGTCAGCCCCGAAATCACTTCGGGGCATCTGAACTGGCGCGACCGCGACAGCCACTTCATCTTCGGCGACGTCGCAACCGCCGTTCTGGTGGAGGATGCCGCGATCGCACCCGCGCAGCATTGGGACATCCTCGGCACCCGGCTTAAGACGGTGTTCTCCAACAACATCCGCAACAATTTCGGCTTCCTCAATCGCGCCGCGCCCGAGGGCGAGGGCGCGCCCGACAAGCTGTTCGTGCAGGAGGGTCGGAAGGTCTTCAAGGAAGTCGTGCCGATGGTGGCGCAGATGATCCTCGACGAGGCCGAGCGACTGGGGATCGACCCGGCGATGCTGCGGCGGCTGTGGCTGCATCAGGCCAATGCGGGCATGAACCGGCTGATTTCGCACAAGGTTCTGGGCCACGAAGCGAGCGAGGACAAAAGCCCGACCGTGCTCGACACCTATGGCAACACCTCCAGCGCGGGCTCGATCATCGCCTTCCACCAGCATTCGGACGATCTGGCAGCGGGCGATACCGGGCTGATCTGCTCCTTCGGCGCGGGCTATTCGGCAGGCACCGTCTTCGTGCGCAAGGTCGCGTGA